The sequence AATATTCGTAGAGGTGTTGCATGAAAAAAACGTTTTTTTCAATCCTTGCTATCTTTCTTCTTGCAGGTATTATTTCTTGCGGAGGAGCAAAAGTTAGCCAAGCAGAATGTGAACCAGTAGTAGGCGATCTATTGAAAAACATTACCGCTGCTCAAACTCCTGAGCAAGCTGCAAAGTTTCAAGTGATGCAAGCTCAAGTTTCAGCTCAATTGCTGAAAGAATGTATGACTGGAAAGTATGATCTTACCTGTTTAAGATCTGCTAAAACAATTGCAGCTCTTCAAACCTGCAAAAAGTAATTTCTTCTAAAAGAGTCGAGTTCTAAACTCGGCTCTTTTCTTCTACTCTTCTCCTTTCTCCTTCGTAATCAAAAAAAAGCCTTTCTCTTCCGTATAGCATCCGTGTTCTCTATACTGCCCACTTGGAAAGAAGTGGATCCTCTGCGCATAACGATATTCATTCCGAACGCATTTTAGACAAATATCCCAGCGTATCGCCCAATCGCATTCCTCCGTCCTAAAAGCAGGTAATACTCTAAGCAAAGGTTTTACACTAGGACTTTCTCCAGGAAAAGCGCTTTGAGGAGAAGGGACCAGATCTCCTTGGGATATGAATCCAGCCATAGTGATCAGTAAGATTGCTATAAAAGAAGGGGATTTCATTTAGGATCAGATCTTTTTCTAAGATCGGCGAACGGAAGGCCAGTCTGGAGGGGAATTATGTCGTATTGTGGGAATCGGATGTCGAAGATACTACAAAAATCCCCCCTCAGCTTCCAGCTTGACGGATCGCAACTGACCTATTTCGCGCTCGGAGTCGCAAGGCTGGAGCAAGCGGACAACGATGACCGAGCTCTTCTTCTCAACTGGAGCGGAGAGAAGTTATGCAAGTAAGAAGAATTATTTGATCGAAAATTTTCTCCGAATGTAAAAAAGCCAGTTTCGATTTGTTACTTCAAT comes from Leptospira semungkisensis and encodes:
- a CDS encoding TIGR04454 family lipoprotein, which gives rise to MKKTFFSILAIFLLAGIISCGGAKVSQAECEPVVGDLLKNITAAQTPEQAAKFQVMQAQVSAQLLKECMTGKYDLTCLRSAKTIAALQTCKK